One genomic segment of Salinibacter grassmerensis includes these proteins:
- a CDS encoding pyridoxal phosphate-dependent decarboxylase family protein, whose product MDPDRLELSPEKMRTLGYRVVDLLVDHFANGDDESLGEAPSREELESHFREALPEEGASPESVLDQVEADVLPNTMRVDHPRFFGFVPGPNNFVGVLADMLASGFNVFSGTWISGAAAAQIELVVIEWLRKLCGLPETAGGLFTSGGSMANVTALAAARHAQLDDDVTGAVAYCSDQTHTSVDRALRLLGFSPDQLHRVPSDDQYCLDPVALREAVASDRAAGRRPFCIIANAGTTNTGAVDPLPALADLADAEDLWLHVDGAYGAPTVVCERGQQRLGGLDRVDSLTLDPHKWLFQPFEIGGVLVRDEQHLRRAFRLEAEYLEDAVGEEDEVNFSGSGIQLTRSFRALKLWMTLKVFGREHVATAVDLGFERAEQAERLLRDRSAWTVVTPAQMGIITFRCEPDGCTPDQVDALTRRLISAMNEEGEAFLTQTTLDGRPVLRLCPINPRTTAEDLEQTIARLDALQAEMHA is encoded by the coding sequence ATGGATCCTGACCGTCTTGAACTCTCCCCCGAAAAAATGCGAACGCTGGGCTACCGGGTGGTGGATCTCCTGGTAGATCACTTCGCAAACGGCGACGACGAATCGCTGGGGGAGGCGCCGTCGCGGGAGGAACTGGAGAGCCACTTCCGAGAGGCCCTTCCGGAAGAGGGAGCCTCCCCCGAGTCCGTCCTCGATCAGGTGGAGGCGGACGTATTGCCGAACACGATGCGGGTGGACCATCCCCGTTTCTTCGGCTTCGTGCCGGGCCCGAACAACTTCGTCGGCGTGCTCGCCGACATGCTGGCGTCGGGGTTCAACGTGTTTTCGGGGACCTGGATTTCAGGCGCCGCCGCTGCCCAAATCGAGCTAGTGGTAATCGAGTGGCTGCGCAAGCTCTGTGGCCTTCCGGAGACCGCCGGGGGGCTGTTCACGAGCGGCGGGTCGATGGCGAACGTAACGGCCCTGGCCGCGGCCCGCCACGCCCAACTGGACGACGACGTGACGGGGGCCGTCGCCTACTGCTCGGACCAGACCCACACGTCGGTCGACCGGGCCCTGCGGCTGCTCGGGTTCAGTCCCGACCAGCTCCACCGGGTGCCCTCCGACGATCAGTATTGCCTTGATCCCGTGGCACTGCGGGAGGCCGTCGCGTCCGACCGGGCGGCGGGGCGACGCCCCTTCTGCATCATCGCCAACGCGGGCACCACCAATACCGGTGCCGTCGATCCGCTGCCCGCACTGGCGGACCTGGCCGACGCCGAAGACCTGTGGCTGCACGTGGACGGGGCGTACGGGGCGCCGACGGTTGTCTGCGAGCGGGGGCAGCAACGGCTCGGCGGCCTCGACCGGGTCGATTCGCTGACCCTGGATCCGCACAAATGGCTTTTCCAGCCCTTCGAGATTGGGGGCGTACTCGTGCGCGACGAGCAGCACCTGCGGCGCGCCTTCCGGCTGGAGGCGGAATACCTGGAGGACGCGGTGGGGGAGGAGGACGAGGTCAATTTCTCGGGCTCCGGCATCCAGCTCACGCGCAGCTTCCGTGCACTCAAGCTCTGGATGACGCTCAAGGTGTTTGGCCGCGAGCACGTCGCCACTGCGGTCGACCTTGGCTTCGAGCGGGCCGAGCAGGCCGAACGGCTTCTCCGAGATCGATCCGCGTGGACGGTGGTGACCCCCGCCCAGATGGGCATCATCACGTTCCGCTGCGAGCCGGACGGGTGTACGCCCGACCAGGTCGACGCGCTCACGCGCCGCCTCATCTCGGCGATGAATGAAGAGGGGGAGGCCTTCCTGACGCAGACGACGCTCGACGGGCGGCCCGTCCTCCGACTCTGTCCCATTAATCCCCGGACGACGGCGGAAGACCTCGAGCAGACGATTGCGCGGCTCGATGCCCTCCAGGCCGAGATGCACGCCTAG
- the gcvP gene encoding aminomethyl-transferring glycine dehydrogenase, whose amino-acid sequence MAIDLSSANTFDERHLGPTDADVNAMLDALGAESLDALVDAAIPDSIRTDDPLDLPPALTEQQVLDAAQDAGEKNDTWRSFIGMGYRGTHTPPVIQRNILENPAWYTQYTPYQAEIAQGRLQALLNFQDMTIDLTGMEIANASLLDEATAAAEAMMMLNRVDRRSDASTFYVSEDCHPQTIEVVKGRAEPIGIDVIVEAPENFVFGEDTFGCLLQYPTTDGAIHDHRDVADRAHEADAYVAVAADLLSLTLLEAPGEWGADAVVGSTQRFGVPMGYGGPHAAFFATRERFQRQVPGRMIGVTKDADGEMALRMALQTREQHIRRGRATSNICTSQVLLAVMASMYAVYHGPEGLREIATRVHDLTTTLAEGLERTGHTVRHDAYFDTLRVDLAETTQAQVRERAEAHEINLRYYDDGSVGIALDQTVGAEDLDALFTVFGATNGQKLYAEDLAAELDSGYDGPMRRQTSYLEHPVFNSYHSEGELTRYMKSLADKDLSLIHSMIPLGSCTMKLNPTAALQPISNPQFAGLHPFAPQEQAEGYEQVIDELSGYLTEITGFDDISFQPNSGASGEYTGLLVIQAYHEARGDEQRDVCLVPESAHGTNPASANMAGMEVITIDCDENGDVDLDDLREQAEANSERLAAAMITYPSTHGVFEEHVEEICDIIHEHGGQVYLDGANVNAQVGLCRPREYGVDVCHLNLHKTFSIPHGGGGPGVGPVCTAEHLSPFLPGHPVVETGGDQNIPAIAAAPHGSALILLISWAYIKLLGPEGLTKSSKTALLNANYLADQMSNHYDIVFRGPNDRVAHEFILDLRPFRSELDINEQDVAKRLMDYGFHAPTMSWPVVGTLMVEPTESESKAELDRLVDAFAAIRSEIEAVENGTLEAEESTLKQAPHTAEMVTADEWDHAYGRETAAYPVEAVREHKFWPTVRRVNDAYGDRNLYCACPPTDAYDAEEEEELKSALQTA is encoded by the coding sequence ATGGCCATTGATCTCTCGTCCGCCAATACGTTCGACGAGCGTCACCTCGGCCCCACGGACGCCGACGTGAACGCCATGCTCGACGCCCTCGGGGCCGAGTCGCTCGATGCCCTCGTCGACGCGGCCATTCCGGACTCCATCCGCACCGACGACCCACTCGACCTGCCGCCCGCCCTCACCGAGCAGCAGGTGCTCGACGCAGCCCAGGACGCTGGCGAAAAGAACGACACATGGCGCTCGTTCATCGGCATGGGCTACCGTGGCACCCACACGCCGCCGGTGATCCAGCGCAACATTCTGGAAAACCCGGCCTGGTACACCCAGTACACGCCCTACCAGGCCGAGATTGCCCAGGGCCGCCTGCAGGCGCTCCTCAACTTTCAGGACATGACGATCGACCTGACGGGCATGGAGATCGCCAATGCGTCGCTGCTCGACGAGGCGACGGCCGCGGCGGAGGCGATGATGATGCTGAACCGGGTCGACCGCCGCAGCGACGCCTCCACGTTTTACGTGTCTGAGGACTGCCACCCACAGACCATCGAGGTGGTGAAGGGCCGCGCCGAGCCGATCGGGATCGACGTCATCGTAGAGGCCCCCGAGAACTTCGTCTTCGGCGAGGACACGTTCGGCTGCCTCCTGCAATACCCCACGACCGACGGCGCAATTCACGACCACCGTGACGTGGCCGACCGGGCCCACGAGGCGGACGCCTACGTGGCCGTGGCCGCCGATCTGCTGAGCCTTACGCTCCTGGAGGCCCCGGGCGAATGGGGGGCCGACGCGGTCGTCGGCTCTACACAGCGCTTCGGGGTGCCAATGGGCTACGGCGGGCCGCACGCCGCCTTCTTTGCAACCCGCGAACGCTTTCAGCGCCAGGTGCCCGGCCGCATGATCGGCGTCACGAAGGATGCCGACGGCGAAATGGCACTCCGCATGGCACTTCAGACGCGCGAGCAGCACATCCGGCGGGGGCGCGCAACCTCCAACATCTGTACCTCCCAGGTGCTGCTGGCCGTGATGGCCTCAATGTACGCCGTCTACCACGGCCCCGAGGGGCTCCGCGAGATTGCAACGCGGGTGCACGACCTCACGACGACGCTGGCCGAAGGGCTGGAGCGAACGGGCCACACGGTCCGCCACGACGCGTACTTCGACACGTTGCGCGTGGACCTGGCCGAGACGACGCAGGCCCAGGTCCGCGAGCGGGCCGAGGCGCACGAGATCAACCTCCGGTACTACGACGACGGATCGGTGGGCATCGCGCTCGACCAGACCGTCGGCGCCGAGGACCTCGACGCGCTCTTCACCGTCTTCGGTGCCACCAACGGCCAGAAGCTGTACGCCGAGGACCTGGCCGCCGAACTCGACAGCGGCTACGACGGCCCCATGCGGCGGCAGACTTCGTACCTCGAGCATCCGGTCTTCAACTCGTACCACTCCGAGGGCGAGCTGACGCGCTACATGAAGTCCCTGGCGGACAAGGACCTGTCGCTCATCCACAGTATGATCCCGCTGGGGTCGTGCACCATGAAGCTGAATCCGACCGCCGCCCTTCAGCCAATTTCAAACCCGCAGTTTGCGGGCCTGCACCCCTTTGCGCCCCAAGAACAGGCGGAGGGATACGAGCAGGTGATCGACGAGCTCAGCGGCTACCTCACGGAGATCACGGGCTTCGACGACATCTCCTTCCAGCCTAATTCCGGGGCTTCTGGCGAGTACACCGGCCTCCTGGTCATTCAGGCCTACCACGAGGCGCGGGGCGACGAGCAGCGGGACGTGTGCCTCGTCCCCGAATCCGCCCACGGGACCAACCCTGCCAGCGCCAACATGGCCGGGATGGAGGTCATCACCATCGACTGCGACGAGAACGGAGACGTCGACCTGGACGACCTCCGCGAGCAGGCCGAGGCGAACAGCGAACGCCTCGCCGCCGCGATGATCACGTACCCCTCCACACACGGCGTCTTCGAGGAGCACGTCGAAGAAATTTGTGACATCATCCACGAGCACGGCGGGCAGGTGTACCTTGACGGGGCCAACGTGAACGCGCAGGTCGGCCTTTGCCGCCCCCGCGAGTACGGCGTGGACGTGTGCCACCTTAACCTGCACAAGACGTTCAGCATTCCGCACGGCGGCGGCGGACCGGGAGTGGGGCCCGTTTGCACGGCCGAACACCTGAGCCCCTTCCTCCCCGGTCACCCGGTGGTGGAGACGGGCGGCGACCAGAATATTCCCGCGATTGCCGCGGCCCCGCACGGCAGTGCCCTGATTCTGCTCATCTCCTGGGCCTACATCAAGCTGCTGGGCCCCGAGGGCCTCACGAAGTCGTCGAAGACTGCCCTCCTGAATGCCAACTACCTGGCCGACCAGATGTCGAACCACTACGACATCGTCTTCCGGGGGCCCAATGACCGTGTGGCCCATGAGTTTATCCTCGACCTCCGCCCGTTCCGCTCTGAGCTCGACATCAACGAGCAGGACGTGGCGAAGCGGCTCATGGACTACGGCTTCCACGCCCCCACGATGAGCTGGCCGGTGGTGGGAACTCTCATGGTGGAGCCCACGGAGAGCGAGTCGAAGGCGGAGCTCGACCGCCTGGTCGACGCGTTCGCCGCCATTCGCAGCGAGATCGAGGCCGTCGAGAACGGAACGCTGGAGGCGGAGGAGAGCACGCTCAAGCAGGCCCCCCACACCGCCGAGATGGTCACCGCCGACGAGTGGGATCACGCGTACGGCCGCGAAACGGCGGCCTATCCGGTGGAGGCGGTGCGCGAGCACAAGTTCTGGCCCACCGTGCGGCGTGTAAACGACGCCTACGGCGATCGGAACCTCTACTGCGCCTGCCCTCCGACCGACGCGTACGACGCGGAGGAAGAGGAGGAGCTGAAGTCGGCCCTCCAAACCGCGTAG
- the darG gene encoding type II toxin-antitoxin system antitoxin DNA ADP-ribosyl glycohydrolase DarG yields MVEIVQGDLFEADAAALVNPVHCAGLMKRGLCRQFKTRFPDNVEQYKAACDAGALTPGDVLVHDRGGLFGDVQHPRYVLNVATKDHWRDASSATHIKSGMAALVDEVAAHDIASIAVPALGCGGGGLDWPTVRPLLTAPLKSLVGVRALVYAPRSADARSGSDADDRPAMTRGRALLLSVLDAYAKPGDTVSPHAAHNLAFLLQEAGEDLHLTFEPGRYGLRAAGLTAVLRRIEEDFIAGYDPSHQDSPFRLRQAAVGVAKDALSDYPGANDRLGRVRTLIEDYDAPDGLELLATVGWITRHDAQARRRPEAVVRAMQDWSRRKAERFTPEQITAAWQRLRQHEWFSTGQPTDPE; encoded by the coding sequence ATGGTCGAGATTGTACAGGGGGATTTGTTCGAGGCAGACGCGGCGGCACTCGTGAACCCGGTCCACTGCGCCGGCCTCATGAAACGCGGGCTGTGTCGCCAGTTCAAGACTCGGTTTCCCGACAACGTTGAGCAGTACAAGGCCGCCTGCGACGCCGGGGCCCTGACGCCGGGCGATGTGCTCGTCCACGATCGCGGGGGGCTCTTCGGCGACGTCCAGCATCCCCGATACGTCTTGAACGTGGCCACGAAAGACCACTGGCGCGACGCCTCGTCCGCCACGCACATCAAGTCGGGGATGGCGGCCCTCGTCGATGAGGTGGCCGCCCACGACATTGCGTCGATCGCCGTGCCCGCGCTGGGGTGCGGCGGGGGCGGGCTCGACTGGCCCACGGTGCGCCCGCTGCTGACCGCTCCACTCAAGTCGCTCGTCGGCGTCCGGGCGCTCGTCTACGCCCCTCGGTCGGCGGACGCACGGAGCGGCTCCGACGCAGACGACCGCCCCGCCATGACCCGGGGACGGGCCCTCCTCCTCTCCGTCCTCGACGCCTACGCCAAACCGGGCGACACCGTCAGCCCGCACGCGGCGCACAATCTCGCCTTTCTGTTGCAGGAAGCGGGCGAGGACCTGCACCTCACGTTCGAGCCGGGCAGGTACGGACTCCGCGCCGCGGGGCTCACGGCCGTGCTGCGTCGGATCGAGGAGGACTTTATCGCGGGGTACGACCCGTCGCACCAGGACTCCCCGTTTCGCCTCCGTCAGGCAGCAGTCGGTGTGGCCAAAGATGCTCTTTCGGACTACCCAGGTGCCAATGATCGTCTGGGCCGGGTGCGAACCCTCATCGAAGACTACGACGCGCCCGACGGGCTCGAATTGCTGGCCACGGTGGGCTGGATCACACGGCACGATGCGCAGGCCCGGCGCCGGCCCGAGGCGGTCGTGCGGGCCATGCAGGACTGGAGCCGTCGCAAGGCGGAGCGCTTCACGCCGGAGCAGATTACGGCGGCCTGGCAGCGGCTCCGCCAACACGAATGGTTCAGCACAGGGCAGCCCACGGATCCCGAGTAA